AGAGCACTTTTTACACTGCCATTTATATCTTTAAGTAGTACCCCTTCATTTGGAAAAAAATTATCTTTTAAAACAAGTTTGCCATCGGCAAAAAATTTATCAATAAGCTCTGATGCTACTTTTACTTCCCTCCAGCCCTTATAAATTTCATCAATGTTAACTTTAGCTTTCTCATAATCTTGAGCGATAAGGCCTAATGCGTCGGCTTTTATACGCAGGTTAATATCTTTTGTAATTAAATAAACATTTGGATTTTTTTGTTTAAGCTGCAGAGCAATGCCAAGTATTCTATTGTCGGCAAATGCGCTTAAAAATGGCGGTAAAAGGTCTTTGTTGTATTCAAACTCAATTTTTAATGTGCCGCCAGTTTTTAGTTTAATGCCATCTGATAGTTTTCCCTTTTTGCGCAAGTCATCAAGTTTGCGCGATATGCTTCTTGCGCTTCTGCCGCGTTCGTCGTTTAGGCGTTTTAGGCCGTCTAGTTCCTCTATTACTGTTATTGGAATTGCAACAAGGTTATCTGCAAAGCTGTAAATTGCGTCTGGGTCGTGCAACAGAACATTCGTATCTAATACGAAAGTTTTCATCCCTTGGCTCCTTGGGTGTAAGTTATGTAAATATTTTTATTTATTACTGGTGAGTTTTTATAGGTTTTGTAATGTTTTAGAGTTGTCATTTATTATTTAAGCCGTAGCGCATGCCACAAACCATATTGCGAAATTCAGGTTTTAGCGGGCGATGGGAATCGAACCCACATCTTTAGCTTGGGAAGCTAAGGTTTTACCACTAGACTACGCCCGCAGGTCTTATTTATTTCTAAAGTGATTTTATATGTTTTAGAACCAAAGTGTCAATTTTAAGACGGTCTTGTTATTGGCACCCACTCTTACCCATCATTCCCGTTTCGCACAGTTTGTCACCCCGAAACGCAGTGAGGGATCTTAAAGATTCCTCCCCGTCTTTGGCGAGGTCGGAATGACAACTAAAAAAAGAAATCAAATCCCTGATCCCGCCTAGGGCGGGCGGGAATCTAGTACCTAAGATAAATATTTTCTGGATCTCCGGGTCAAGCCCGAAGATGACAGACTAAAAAAGCAAAAGATGACAAGAAAAGAAATAGTTACTTCTTCCTTTTCTGGCCGCTAACCCAAAGGTCTTCAACATCTTTTCTTGCCCACGGGGTTTTTCTCAAAAATTTTAAACTGGAATTAATGGTTGGATCATTCTTAAAACACTTAATATTTATCCTCAGCCCAAGTTGCTCCCAGCCATATTCTTCAACAAGCTGTTTTAAAATTGTTTCTAGTGTAATGCCATGCAATGGATCGTTTGAATTTTTATCTGTCATGGCCTGAGTTTTATCCTTGCAACGCTGTAAACAGGGAAGAGTTTTGCGTCAACTTTCGGCAGAAATATCTTTATTGACTGATTAGAACGGCCGGGCGAAATGCTTTCAACAATTTTATTCCCACCTGCAAGCATAATATTATTTAGTGTTAATTTGTATGGTTCAAACCTGTAAGGCGATAGCAGTTCAATTTCATCATTTTTTGACAGCTTATGTTTAATTTCAAGAGTAATGCACTCGCCGTTATTTTTTCGTACAAAGCCGCAGCTGCTCCACTCACTTCTACTTGCGCAGTTGTTGTACTCCTGTGACTCTCTTGTAGGCGGGCCGTCAAAAAAACCTTCGGTATAACCCCTGTTTTGAAGCGTTAAAAGTTCACTCATATAAATTTTAGGCGACCATTTTTTTGGTGCAAGAAAATAGTCATCAATGGCTTTTCGGTAAACCCTTGTAACCTGTGCGGCGTAGTACTCGCTTTTTGTTCTTCCCTCAATTTTAAGAGAACTAAAACCTGCTGAAAAAACCTTGTCTAATTTAGATATAAGGCAAAGGTCTTTTGAATTAAAAACATACGAACCTTTATTGTCTTCTTCAAGAGTAAAGTATTGATTAGGCCTTGTTTCTTCTTCAAGCACAAGTTTACTTTTATATTTCCACCTGCATGAATACGCGCACGCTCCCGAATTTGCGCTTCGTGAAGCCATAAAAGCAGACATCAAACATCTGCCAGAATAACTAATGCACATTGCCCCGTGCACAAAAATTTCAAGTTCAATAGCTTTGCATTTTTTTCGTATCTCAAGTGCTTCTTTAAAACTCACCTCTCTACCTAAAACACAGCGGGAAGCACCCATATTTTTCCAGAAATCAACAGCAAGGGCAGAGCAAACATTTGCCTGAGTAGATATATGGATAGGCAGTTTAGGTAGTTGTTTGTGCACAAATTGAAAAACGCCCGGGTCAGAAATAATTACGCCATGAGGTTTAAGTTTTTTGATAGTTTTAATAAATCCGGATAGTTTAGGAATATCGCTGTTATGCGAGAAAAGGTTAAGAGTAAGGTAAACTTTTTTCCCGTTATCTTTTGCAAAACTTATCCCCTCTTTGAATTCTTCAACACCAAATGTAGATTTTGCCCTAAGCGAAAGGTCAGGCACGCCCATATAGACAGCATCGGCACCATAAAGAATAACGGTTTTAAGTTTTGCTAATGAGCCAGCAGGAAGTAGTAGTTCGGGCTTTTGAATTTTATTTACTTTATGTTTCATAAGTTTTTTGTTAGCCACAATTTCAGTTGGGATATTTTATCACCTTGAATTTCAATAGTTCCGTTTTTAACTGTGCCACTCGCTCCAAAACTGGTTTTTAATTCTTTGGCAATAGTATTTAATCTATCGGTGCCGTATGTAAGTAAACCGGTAATAACTGTAACCTTTTTCCCTGATCTAATTTCTAAATGAATTTTGAGTTTAGGTGAATGTGAGTTAACTGATGCGGCAGGTTTAACTATTAGATCTTTCCCATTATTAGAAACCCATCTCGGGCCCATTGTGAGTTTTGTCATAAGTGTTGTGAGAATAGAAAATATTATTAATTCCCAAATTTAACTATATTTTTACTTCATTTTTTTTGGGTTTTATTTTTCAATATTTCAGAGTACTCATTATCAATCTCAATAGCAATATCTTTTAATTCTTTAACTTTACAGTTAATAAAAGTTGTAAATATATAAGCTGTTTCACTATTTATTCCATGAGTGACACTAAAATACATCTCTAATTCCTTAAGTGGATAAGCAATTTTATTGTATATATCGGCAACACTATTATATTCTAATCCTCGTTCCTTAAGTTTATTCATAAAAATATTAAGAGTGTCATTAATTTCATTAAGCGAAATTGTTGCAATGCAATGAGTGTCTTCATCTCCAATTGCTTCAAATATTTTTGATATGCAATATCCATATCTTTCAAAAATACTTTCTAGTTTTTCTTTTGCATATTTATTCTTATGAGTTTTATCATCTTCTTGAAGTTTTTTAATTATTTCACTCATTTTTTTTGATAACTCCTCTCTTTGAGTTGCAATCAATTCTTTTATATTAACATTTTCAAACCGGCTATTGCCTTTTTCACAAATCATTAATTGAAAGCCATCTTTTGTTAAGCTTGGTCTAGAAATAAAATGTGACGCAACAATAGGTGTTTTATCAGTTTTAGTAGGGTGTCCAATGCTACGGTTCCGTAAATCGCGAATCTTAAATAGAGATGGCTCATCTTTCCATGATATTTTTGAAAAATCTAATGCCACTAAAATATCATTTACTGAGTTTTGTTGAGCAACCATGACCTGCAATAATCCATAAATGTAAATGTATTTTCCACCACCTTCTGGAAAGCATGCCTCTTCATAAAAACAAATAGCACTTTCAGTATCACCTAAAGTATCCATGCAACTGCATAATTGATGCCAGTTAATAGTATTTTTCACTAATGCATTTGAGCGTCTTGGTTCACAAACTAATTCTCTAATTTTGTCAATATGGTTTTCTAAAGATACAATTTTTTGCAATGCCTATTCCTTTTCAATAATATTTATTTCATCTTTGGTTAAACCATAAAGCTTGTAGACAAGTTCGTCAATTTCTCGGTCAGTTTGTGAAATTTGTTGCTGGATTAGAACTTTCTCATTACACGATACCTTTTTAGTTTTAAAATTTAGATCAAGAATATTTCTAACTAAAAATATCAATTTCTCGTACTTTTCTTTGTCAGCATTGTTTGATAAATTTACATTACAAAAAGGAATATTCTTAATTTCACCAATTGGAACATGGTTGGTATTATTAAAAAATTGAAAATAATAATTTACTAATTTGCTATTTAATAAGCCTAAAATAAATTCATTATCAATATTATTTCCAATACTGAAACAATAATTAGTTGTGTGCCCACAAAGAATATTTTTATCAATTGTTGTTGCTTTTACTCTTCGTTTTTGTTGTTGATTGGAAACTTCTTGAAATACAACTCTTTCAAAATGCCAATGGCCCCTTTTATCAACACAAGTTGGGCAATATTCGTTTATGTTTCCCAATAAATTGTAATGAGATATCAAATTACCTCTTAAAAGAGGTAATTTATTTTCCCCACTCGTTGTTGAAAATAATTCTTTATTTATACTTACATTTATTTCGCCTTGATAACCTTCAATGACATCCTTAAAACATTGCTTACATTGTTGAATTTTATTTATTACGTCATTTTTAAATATAAATTCAAAACCTGGATTCTTATAAAATTCTTCTTGACTTACCTTAATTGTCCCCTGCTTACTTGTTTTTAAAATCAACAAATCAATATTTTTTTTGGATTTATTAAATAACAATGTTGTTAATGCCTGTGTTACACCCAAAAACACTCTGTCTTTCTCTGTATATTCTATTATTTCCCTTAAGCTTGTATTTTCAAGAAGTAATTTTCTTAATTCTTTACTATCTGAACTAGACAGATAATTGCTTGGACAAATGAAACCAAAATGTCCATTATCTTTAAGTAAGTAGACACTTCTTTCAATAAACATCTTATATAGATTTATTTTCCCACCATGTGCAGTTGAATATTCTTCTTTGAAATATCCTAGAAATTTATTATCAGCATCTAAAACAACATAAGGCGGATTACCTATCACCACATCAAAACCACCATTACTCATAACTGCTGAAAAGCGGTCTTCCCAGTTAAAGGCATTGATTTTGTAATAATCTTCGCCGAAATATGATTGCAACTCAAAGGTGTTGCCCGAAATTAAAGAATTACCGCAACGAATGTTTTTATCTAACATTGGCAATA
The sequence above is a segment of the Endomicrobiales bacterium genome. Coding sequences within it:
- a CDS encoding translation initiation factor, which produces MTKLTMGPRWVSNNGKDLIVKPAASVNSHSPKLKIHLEIRSGKKVTVITGLLTYGTDRLNTIAKELKTSFGASGTVKNGTIEIQGDKISQLKLWLTKNL
- a CDS encoding VF530 family protein, whose translation is MTDKNSNDPLHGITLETILKQLVEEYGWEQLGLRINIKCFKNDPTINSSLKFLRKTPWARKDVEDLWVSGQKRKK
- a CDS encoding U32 family peptidase, whose protein sequence is MKHKVNKIQKPELLLPAGSLAKLKTVILYGADAVYMGVPDLSLRAKSTFGVEEFKEGISFAKDNGKKVYLTLNLFSHNSDIPKLSGFIKTIKKLKPHGVIISDPGVFQFVHKQLPKLPIHISTQANVCSALAVDFWKNMGASRCVLGREVSFKEALEIRKKCKAIELEIFVHGAMCISYSGRCLMSAFMASRSANSGACAYSCRWKYKSKLVLEEETRPNQYFTLEEDNKGSYVFNSKDLCLISKLDKVFSAGFSSLKIEGRTKSEYYAAQVTRVYRKAIDDYFLAPKKWSPKIYMSELLTLQNRGYTEGFFDGPPTRESQEYNNCASRSEWSSCGFVRKNNGECITLEIKHKLSKNDEIELLSPYRFEPYKLTLNNIMLAGGNKIVESISPGRSNQSIKIFLPKVDAKLFPVYSVARIKLRP